A part of Antechinus flavipes isolate AdamAnt ecotype Samford, QLD, Australia chromosome 6, AdamAnt_v2, whole genome shotgun sequence genomic DNA contains:
- the LOC127542111 gene encoding N-lysine methyltransferase KMT5A-like, whose protein sequence is MARGKKMSKTRAEEAAAAATPPGGTAAPVPDPETMDRRNPARPRTNGENVFMGQSRIYSYMSSHRSSGTCPPFQEENSVAHHDVKCQGKALTELHKKGEEKRTGDNASASTMESEEQKSRELRRDFLEPLPNHRSIAAGNPKSMALPANAADAAGVKHALKNPPQTKQASRRKAQGKTQQNRKVTDYYPVRRSSRKSKAELQSEEKRRLDELIESGKEEGMKIDIIDGKGRGVIATKQFTRGEFVVEYHGDLIENTDAKKREALYAQDPSTGCYMYYFQYLSKTYCVDATRETDRLGRLINHSKWGNCQTKLHDIDGVPHLILIASRDIKAGEELLYDYGDRSKASLEAHPWLKH, encoded by the coding sequence ATGGCCAGAGGCAAGAAGATGTCCAAGACGCGCGCGGAggaggcggcggcagcggcgACCCCGCCCGGAGGAACAGCGGCCCCCGTTCCGGATCCGGAGACTATGGACCGGAGGAACCCAGCGCGGCCCAGGACCAACGGGGAGAATGTATTTATGGGCCAGTCAAGGATCTATTCCTACATGAGCTCCCACAGATCCTCTGGAACTTGTCCTCCATTCCAGGAGGAAAATTCTGTTGCACATCATGACGTCAAATGCCAGGGGAAAGCCTTAACGGAATTGCacaagaaaggagaggagaaaaggactGGCGACAACGCATCAGCGAGCACTATGGAATCAGAAGAGCAGAAAAGCAGAGAATTGAGGAGGGATTTTCTGGAGCCCCTTCCCAACCACAGATCCATAGCTGCAGGAAACCCCAAATCCATGGCGCTGCCCGCCAACGCTGCTGATGCCGCCGGCGTGAAGCACGCCCTGAAGAACCCCCCCCAAACCAAACAGGCCTCAAGGAGAAAAGCTCAGGGAAAAACGCAACAGAATCGCAAAGTCACTGACTATTATCCCGTGAGACGGAGCTCCCGAAAAAGCAAAGCCGAGCTACAGTcggaagaaaagagaagacttgacGAACTGATTGAAAGCGGAAAGGAAGAAGGCATGAAGATCGATATCATCGATGGCAAAGGCAGAGGAGTGATCGCCACTAAACAGTTTACAAGAGGGGAGTTTGTGGTAGAGTATCACGGGGACCTCATTGAGAACACTGACGCCAAAAAACGCGAGGCTCTCTATGCTCAGGATCCTTCCACAGGCTGCTACATGTACTATTTTCAGTACCTGAGCAAAACCTACTGTGTGGATGCCACTCGAGAAACAGATCGTCTCGGAAGACTGATCAATCACAGCAAGTGGGGTAACTGCCAAACCAAACTCCACGACATTGACGGCGTGCCTCACCTCATCCTCATCGCCTCCAGGGACATCAAAGCCGGCGAAGAGCTGCTGTATGACTATGGTGATCGCAGCAAAGCTTCCCTGGAAGCCCACCCGTGGCTCAAACACTGA